One window from the genome of Amycolatopsis sp. NBC_01480 encodes:
- the ileS gene encoding isoleucine--tRNA ligase, producing the protein MYPQAQLDGADGTNAVPSQPSFPALEQRVLEYWESDRTFQASIDQRPAGQNGDNEFVFYDGPPFANGLPHYGHLLTGYVKDIVPRYRTMKGNHVERRFGWDTHGLPAELEAMRQLGITETTEIEEMGIAKFNEASRESVLRYTDEWQDYVTRQARWVDFENDYKTLDVTYMESVLWAFKQLWDKGLVYEGYRVLPYCWRDATPLSNHELGMDADVYRNRQDPAVTVGFRLEGNGNELDGTYLLIWTTTPWTLPSNLATAVHPEVDYVVVESENFPGKRFLLAEARVAAYSRELGEEPAVVARYTGAQLLGNRYAPPFPYFVGTENAHRVLSADYVTTEDGTGAVHIAPAYGAEDKVVTDAAGITPVTPVDAHGKFDATVPDYEGEQVFDANADIVRDLKNGTGAAGRQGAVLLRHETYDHSYPHCWRCRNPLIYRAVSSWFVAVTQFKDRMVELNQQITWYPGNVKDGQFGKWLENAIDWSISRNRYWGSPIPVWQSDDPAYPRTDVYGSLDELERDFGVRLDNLHRPYIDELTRPNPDDPTGNSTMRRVPEVLDVWFDSGSMPYAQVHYPFENAEWFEHHYPSDFIVEYIGQTRGWFYLLHVLATALFDRPAFRTCISHGIVLGSDGQKMSKSLRNYPDVNEVFERDGSDAMRWYLMASPILRGGNLVVTDRGIRDAVRQAVLPLWNSYYFLALYANAEGVDGKWRTDSPHLLDRYVLAKTHELVTDVEYALDNYDIAGACQTVRDFLEVLTNWYVRRSRDRFWAGEQDAIDTLHTVLEVTCRVVAPLLPLTTETVWRGLTGGRSVHLTDWPNALDLPSDAALVTSMDRVRQVASSALSLRKANKLRVRLPLARLVVAAGDVEALREFTDILRDEVNVKSVELTADVAAHGEFEVAVNARAAGPRLGKTVQQVIKAVKAGDWTTGPGGAVVAAGVELLDSEYDRRLVAKDGGAAAELPGGSGLVVLDTEVTADLADEGVARDLVRVVQQARRDADLDVADRITLVIDAPEATVAAVRKHEEFVAAETLATAVSYGEASGGFEGTVGEGVKVRVAVAKA; encoded by the coding sequence ATGTACCCCCAGGCCCAGCTGGACGGAGCGGACGGAACGAACGCCGTCCCGTCCCAGCCGTCGTTCCCCGCGCTGGAGCAGCGCGTCCTCGAGTACTGGGAGAGCGACCGGACGTTCCAGGCGTCGATCGACCAGCGCCCGGCCGGGCAGAACGGCGACAACGAGTTCGTCTTCTACGACGGCCCGCCCTTCGCGAACGGCCTGCCGCACTACGGCCACCTGCTCACCGGTTACGTGAAGGACATCGTCCCGCGCTACCGGACCATGAAGGGCAATCACGTCGAGCGCCGGTTCGGCTGGGACACCCACGGCCTGCCCGCCGAACTCGAGGCGATGCGCCAACTCGGCATCACCGAGACCACCGAGATCGAAGAGATGGGCATCGCGAAGTTCAACGAGGCTTCGCGCGAGTCCGTGCTGCGCTACACCGACGAGTGGCAGGACTACGTCACCCGCCAGGCGCGCTGGGTGGACTTCGAAAACGACTACAAAACGCTCGACGTCACCTACATGGAGTCGGTGCTCTGGGCGTTCAAGCAGTTGTGGGACAAGGGACTCGTCTACGAGGGCTACCGCGTGCTGCCCTACTGCTGGCGAGACGCCACGCCGCTGTCCAACCACGAGCTGGGCATGGACGCGGACGTCTACCGCAACCGCCAGGACCCGGCGGTCACCGTCGGGTTCCGCCTGGAGGGCAACGGGAACGAGCTCGACGGCACGTACCTGCTGATCTGGACGACCACCCCGTGGACGCTGCCGTCCAACCTGGCCACCGCGGTACACCCCGAGGTCGATTACGTGGTGGTGGAGAGCGAGAACTTCCCCGGCAAGCGGTTCCTGCTCGCCGAGGCGCGGGTCGCCGCGTACTCGCGCGAGCTGGGCGAGGAGCCGGCCGTGGTGGCGCGCTACACCGGGGCGCAGCTGCTCGGAAACCGTTACGCCCCACCGTTCCCGTACTTCGTCGGCACGGAGAACGCGCACCGGGTGCTGTCCGCGGACTACGTCACCACCGAGGACGGCACCGGCGCCGTGCACATCGCGCCCGCGTACGGCGCGGAGGACAAGGTGGTCACCGACGCCGCCGGGATCACCCCCGTGACGCCGGTCGACGCGCACGGCAAGTTCGACGCCACCGTGCCGGACTACGAGGGCGAGCAGGTCTTCGACGCCAACGCGGACATCGTCCGGGACCTCAAGAACGGCACCGGTGCCGCGGGCCGCCAGGGCGCGGTGCTGCTGCGGCACGAGACCTACGACCACTCGTACCCGCACTGCTGGCGCTGCCGGAACCCGCTGATCTACCGCGCCGTCTCGTCGTGGTTCGTCGCGGTGACGCAGTTCAAGGACCGGATGGTCGAGCTGAACCAGCAGATCACCTGGTACCCGGGCAACGTCAAGGACGGCCAGTTCGGCAAGTGGCTGGAGAACGCCATCGACTGGTCGATCTCCCGCAACCGCTACTGGGGCTCGCCGATCCCGGTGTGGCAGTCCGACGACCCGGCGTACCCGCGCACCGACGTCTACGGCTCGCTCGACGAGCTGGAGCGCGACTTCGGCGTGCGCCTGGACAACCTGCACCGGCCGTACATCGACGAGCTGACCCGGCCGAACCCGGACGACCCGACCGGGAACTCGACCATGCGCCGGGTGCCCGAGGTGCTCGACGTCTGGTTCGACTCGGGCTCGATGCCGTACGCCCAGGTGCATTACCCGTTCGAGAACGCCGAGTGGTTCGAGCACCACTACCCGAGCGACTTCATCGTGGAGTACATCGGCCAGACCCGCGGCTGGTTCTACCTGCTGCACGTGCTCGCCACCGCGCTGTTCGACCGGCCGGCGTTCCGCACCTGCATTTCGCACGGCATCGTGCTTGGCTCCGACGGGCAGAAGATGTCCAAGTCGCTGCGGAACTACCCGGACGTCAACGAGGTGTTCGAGCGCGACGGCTCCGACGCCATGCGCTGGTACCTGATGGCGAGCCCGATCCTGCGCGGCGGCAACCTGGTCGTGACCGACCGGGGCATCCGCGACGCCGTGCGCCAGGCCGTGCTGCCGCTGTGGAACTCGTACTACTTCCTGGCCCTGTACGCGAACGCCGAGGGCGTGGACGGCAAGTGGCGCACGGATTCCCCGCACCTGCTCGACCGGTACGTGCTGGCCAAGACCCACGAGCTGGTCACCGACGTCGAGTACGCGCTGGACAACTACGACATCGCCGGCGCCTGCCAGACCGTGCGTGATTTCCTCGAGGTGCTCACGAACTGGTACGTGCGGCGCTCGCGGGACCGCTTCTGGGCAGGGGAGCAGGACGCGATCGACACCCTGCACACCGTGCTCGAGGTGACCTGCCGCGTCGTCGCGCCGCTGCTGCCGCTGACCACGGAAACGGTGTGGCGCGGGCTGACCGGCGGCCGCTCGGTGCACCTGACGGACTGGCCGAACGCGCTCGACCTGCCGTCCGACGCGGCGCTGGTGACCTCGATGGACCGGGTGCGCCAGGTGGCGTCCTCGGCGCTTTCCTTGCGCAAGGCGAACAAGCTGCGCGTGCGGCTGCCGCTGGCGCGACTGGTGGTGGCGGCGGGCGACGTCGAGGCGCTGCGCGAGTTCACCGACATCCTGCGCGACGAGGTGAACGTCAAGTCCGTGGAGCTGACCGCCGATGTGGCCGCGCACGGCGAGTTCGAGGTCGCGGTCAACGCGCGGGCGGCCGGGCCGCGGCTGGGCAAGACCGTGCAGCAGGTGATCAAGGCGGTCAAGGCGGGCGACTGGACCACCGGCCCCGGCGGCGCGGTCGTGGCCGCGGGCGTCGAGCTGCTCGACAGCGAGTACGACCGCCGTCTGGTCGCCAAGGACGGCGGCGCGGCGGCCGAGCTGCCCGGTGGGTCCGGGCTGGTCGTGCTGGACACCGAGGTCACCGCCGACCTCGCCGACGAGGGCGTGGCCCGTGACCTGGTGCGTGTGGTGCAGCAGGCCCGGCGCGACGCGGACCTCGACGTCGCGGACCGCATCACGCTGGTGATCGACGCGCCGGAGGCCACGGTCGCGGCCGTGCGCAAGCACGAGGAGTTCGTCGCGGCCGAGACGTTGGCCACGGCGGTGTCCTACGGCGAGGCGTCCGGCGGCTTCGAGGGCACGGTCGGCGAAGGCGTGAAGGTGCGCGTGGCGGTCGCCAAGGCCTGA
- a CDS encoding ArsR/SmtB family transcription factor, producing MLEGDADIARTAALFADRARVRVLLALADGRSLAASVLAAEAGLSAQGVSAHLAKLLDAGLLTAERSGRHRFYRLAGPAPELLETLARFSPARPVRSLREGTRAQALRSARTCYDHIAGQLGVAVTAALLEREALVTVDGRPDTKRREGDRISAQLKEHPYALGPAAETVFGALGVDLAAASASRRPLLRFCLDWSEQRHHLAGALGAELTGRLLDAGWLRRRAEAHRAVRLTPEGAVALRDVLGVTI from the coding sequence ATGCTCGAAGGAGATGCCGACATCGCCCGCACCGCCGCGCTGTTCGCCGACCGGGCGCGGGTGCGCGTGCTGCTGGCCCTCGCGGACGGCCGTTCGCTCGCCGCGTCCGTGCTCGCGGCCGAAGCCGGGCTGTCGGCGCAGGGGGTCAGCGCGCACCTGGCCAAACTGCTCGACGCGGGCCTGCTCACCGCCGAACGCTCCGGGCGCCACCGGTTCTACCGGCTCGCCGGTCCCGCGCCGGAGCTGCTGGAGACGCTGGCGCGGTTCTCCCCCGCCCGGCCGGTGCGCTCGCTGAGGGAGGGCACCCGGGCGCAGGCCCTTCGGTCCGCGCGGACCTGTTACGACCACATCGCCGGTCAGCTGGGCGTCGCCGTCACCGCGGCCTTGCTGGAGCGGGAGGCACTGGTCACTGTGGATGGCCGGCCGGACACCAAACGTCGCGAAGGGGACCGGATTTCCGCACAGCTCAAGGAACATCCGTACGCGCTCGGCCCCGCTGCCGAGACCGTGTTCGGCGCGCTGGGGGTGGACCTCGCCGCTGCGTCCGCGAGCCGGCGCCCGTTGCTGCGTTTCTGCCTCGACTGGAGCGAGCAGCGACACCATCTGGCGGGCGCGTTGGGCGCGGAGCTGACCGGCCGCCTGCTGGACGCGGGCTGGCTGCGCCGCCGCGCGGAAGCCCACCGCGCCGTCCGCCTCACCCCGGAGGGCGCGGTCGCTCTGCGTGATGTGCTGGGCGTGACGATCTGA
- a CDS encoding MFS transporter — protein sequence MRSAVLITMCAGMFLVQLDVTVVNVALPTIGAELNAGLAQLQWVVDGYSVVLAALLLTGGALGDALGHRGVVLIGLAVFGAASALCGLAGSAAWLVAARAAQGAGAALLLPGTLAVITAAFPERRERARALGVWAGVSALALPAGPLLGGVLVSLAGWRPVFWLNVPIAAVAMIATRRLVPPGVRKPGRIDLPGAATAALTLGSGTYAVIAGQPLAAVLAVAAAVTFVAAERRAREPMLPFDVVRAPATIGANLVSGAMNFVGLGAVLVLTLYLQRVLGASPLGAALAVLPLFVPLSLLGPLSGRLTGRFGPRPLMLAGLLVGALGLLNLLRIGTTSGYATVLPTLLGLGLGMGLLTAAVVTAAVADVPSSRAGVASGVNNTARQAGGALGVAVFGAVAGEPAARGEFVHGLHVLGVVAAALWLACAGLTWATQPRRRAVAG from the coding sequence ATGCGATCCGCCGTCCTGATCACCATGTGCGCCGGGATGTTCCTGGTGCAGCTCGATGTCACCGTCGTCAACGTCGCCCTGCCCACGATCGGCGCCGAGCTGAACGCCGGGCTCGCGCAGCTGCAATGGGTGGTCGACGGCTACTCCGTGGTGCTCGCCGCGCTGTTGCTCACCGGCGGCGCGCTCGGCGACGCGCTGGGCCATCGCGGGGTGGTGCTGATCGGGCTCGCGGTATTCGGCGCGGCTTCCGCGCTGTGCGGGCTGGCGGGCAGCGCCGCCTGGCTCGTCGCGGCGCGCGCTGCGCAGGGAGCCGGCGCCGCGTTGCTGCTGCCTGGGACTCTCGCCGTGATCACCGCGGCCTTTCCCGAACGGCGTGAACGCGCTCGTGCGCTGGGTGTCTGGGCGGGCGTGTCCGCGCTCGCCCTGCCGGCGGGCCCGCTGCTGGGCGGCGTGCTCGTCTCACTGGCCGGCTGGCGGCCGGTGTTCTGGCTCAACGTGCCGATCGCCGCCGTCGCGATGATCGCCACGCGGCGGCTGGTCCCGCCGGGCGTCCGGAAGCCGGGACGCATCGACCTGCCGGGCGCCGCGACTGCCGCTCTCACGCTCGGCTCCGGGACGTACGCGGTGATCGCTGGACAGCCCCTCGCCGCGGTGCTCGCGGTCGCTGCCGCCGTCACGTTCGTCGCCGCCGAACGCCGGGCGCGGGAGCCGATGCTGCCGTTCGACGTCGTGCGCGCCCCGGCGACGATCGGCGCGAACCTGGTGTCCGGCGCGATGAACTTCGTCGGGCTGGGCGCGGTCCTCGTGTTGACGCTGTACCTGCAGCGGGTGCTCGGCGCGTCCCCGCTCGGCGCCGCGCTGGCCGTGCTGCCGCTGTTCGTCCCGCTTTCACTGCTCGGCCCGCTGAGCGGACGGCTCACCGGCCGGTTCGGCCCGCGGCCGCTGATGCTGGCCGGACTCCTGGTCGGCGCGCTGGGCCTGCTGAACCTGCTGCGGATCGGGACCACCAGCGGGTACGCCACGGTGCTGCCGACGCTGCTCGGCCTCGGGCTGGGCATGGGGCTGCTCACCGCCGCCGTCGTCACCGCCGCGGTGGCGGACGTGCCGTCCTCGCGCGCCGGTGTCGCGAGCGGGGTCAACAACACCGCGCGACAGGCCGGCGGCGCGCTCGGCGTGGCCGTTTTCGGTGCGGTGGCAGGAGAACCGGCCGCCCGCGGTGAATTCGTGCACGGCCTGCACGTGCTCGGCGTGGTGGCCGCGGCGCTCTGGCTCGCGTGTGCCGGACTCACTTGGGCGACCCAGCCCCGTCGCCGGGCCGTGGCCGGGTGA